The following proteins are co-located in the Silene latifolia isolate original U9 population chromosome 1, ASM4854445v1, whole genome shotgun sequence genome:
- the LOC141594372 gene encoding rop guanine nucleotide exchange factor 14-like, protein MKIGVRRRLACCARDREISIDFDENEQDRIVTYDGLESCILNSQSYINPIKSFEEEETSCSSSKGVGVSFYSEWITKRGNVAIGEWDEQESPEQFFARGSYASQFSDVEAMKEKFAKLLLGEDVSGGSKGKTSALAISNAITNLAASVFGELWKLEPLAEEGKAKWIKEMNWLLSPANYMVELVPAEQSGSNGRTFEIMTPKARADVHINIPALQKLDSMLIEVLDSMAGTEFWYAEGNSRKDKRVGSARQIKRWWLPYPRVPAGGLSETARKKLLSQGNVVHQVFKAAKSINENVLLEVTVPKAIQDALPKSGRANLGEELYKIIASGSSSTLDMVDALKIRSEHDVLDIINKLEAAKLVWKERNREQVGSNKTPLRSSWSFVKEPSSEVDKTQSLLLRVDALLYQLKMRYPCLPHTFLDVTKIQFGKDVGHAILEAYSRVVGNLAYSILSRIGDILQEDHLSNPNSPIPTSSFHSGLSLNRMLDSPITNSHIRHSLVDQMNKVDGYLSDSNPSRFSDSDISLSTETKSSSVTATPCSSRIWRIGKDVTSNASPDSPLT, encoded by the exons GAATAGTAACTTATGATGGGCTTGAGAGCTGCATTCTAAACAGTCAATCATATATTAATCCTATTAAATCCTTTGAGGAAGAAGAAACTAGTTGTTCTTCAAGCAAAGGTGTAGGTGTATCTTTCTACTCCGAATGGATTACAAAGAGAGGCAACGTAGCAATTGGTGAATGGGATGAGCAAGAAAGCCCCGAGCAGTTCTTTGCTAGAGGATCTTATGCCTCTCAATTTTCAGATGTAGAAGCAATGAAAGAAAAGTTTGCAAAACTTTTGCTAGGAGAAGATGTCAGTGGAGGAAGCAAGGGCAAAACCAGTGCACTAGCGATATCTAATGCCATAACTAACCTTGCTG CGTCTGTTTTTGGCGAGTTGTGGAAATTGGAACCCTTAGCAGAAGAAGGGAAAGCAAAGTGGATAAAagagatgaactggttgctttcacCTGCCAACTATATGGTTGAACTGGTTCCTGCTGAGCAAAGTGGTTCAAATGGCCGGACTTTTGAG ATTATGACGCCTAAAGCTCGTGCTGATGTACACATCAACATTCCAGCACTTCAGAAGCTCGACTCCATGCTTATT GAAGTACTAGACTCGATGGCTGGAACAGAATTTTGGTATGCTGAAGGAAATAGCAGGAAAGATAAAAGGGTTGGTAGTGCCAGGCAAATCAAAAGATGGTGGCTTCCGTATCCACGAGTTCCAGCTGGTGGTCTCTCAGAAACTGCCCGGAAGAAATTACTCTCTCAGGGTAATGTCGTTCATCAAGTTTTCAAGGCTGCCAAGTCAATCAATGAGAATGTATTACTTGAAGTGACCGTGCCCAAAGCCATTCAGGATGCATTACCTAAG TCTGGAAGGGCCAATCTTGGGGAGGAGCTGTACAAAATAATAGCTTCAGGATCAAGCTCAACACTCGATATGGTTGATGCCCTGAAAATAAGATCTGAACATGATGTTCTCGACATCATCAATAAGTTGGAGGCTGCAAAACTGGTATGGAAAGAAAGAAACAGAGAACAAGTCGGTAGTAATAAGACTCCTCTAAGATCCTCTTGGTCTTTTGTGAAGGAACCATCTTCAGAGGTCGATAAAACGCAGTCGTTATTGCTCCGTGTCGATGCTCTTCTCTATCAGTTAAAGATGAGATACCCATGTCTTCCTCACACATTCCTGGATGTTACCAAAATACAGTTCGGCAAG GATGttggacatgcaatactagaagcaTATTCAAGAGTTGTGGGGAACTTAGCTTACAGCATTCTGTCTCGGATAGGAGATATCCTGCAAGAAGATCACTTGAGCAATCCAAATTCTCCAATCCCGACAAGCTCCTTCCATTCGGGTTTAAGTCTGAACAGAATGTTGGACAGTCCTATCACCAACTCACATATAAGACACTCGCTTGTTGATCAAATGAACAAGGTTGATGGATACCTAAGCGACTCCAATCCGAGTAGATTTTCAGATTCAGACATCTCATTAAGTACGGAAACCAAATCTAGCTCCGTCACTGCAACTCCTTGTTCTAGCCGCATTTGGCGCATTGGGAAAGATGTAACTAGCAACGCTTCCCCTGATAGTCCGCTTACATGA